One window of the Benincasa hispida cultivar B227 chromosome 3, ASM972705v1, whole genome shotgun sequence genome contains the following:
- the LOC120073536 gene encoding protein PXR1-like encodes MADQTSQPSASPSTPLADQLSMREAAFLAEGEGLPEAGVLEQPLPTEKVTVAVIEEVEVVEEETRRSTLAIRDPEETMKVQSYDGPIRVALEEVAVEKQQKVEEEKKKRKEKKVEEGEPTHHRKEKKNKEKKEDEEYEEAKLRKKKEKKERKERRREERCLKKEEEGCKPKNGWRIHLHEGGQEGTNTT; translated from the exons ATGGCCGACCAAACTTCCCAACCTTCCGCTTCACCCTCAACACCTTTAGCAGACCAACTCTCCATGCGAGAAGCAGCATTCCTTGCT GAAGGAGAAGGACTGCCCGAGGCAGGGGTTTTAGAACAACCACTGCCTACAGAGAAGGTGACGGTGGCAGTGATTGAGGAAGTGGAAGTGGTGGAAGAAGAGACAAGGAGAAGCACTTTGGCTATAAGGGATCCTGAGGAAACTATGAAAGTACAATCCTATGACGGACCCATCAGAGTCGCGTTAGAAGAAGTCGCGGTAGAGAAGCAACAAAAGGtggaagaggagaaaaagaagagaaaggagaagaaggttgaagaaggtgaGCCAACCCATCAtcgcaaagagaagaagaataaagaaaagaaggaggATGAAGAATATGAGGAGGCCaagctaaggaagaagaaagagaagaaagaaaggaaagagcgCAGACGTGAGGAAAGATGcctgaagaaagaagaagagggctGCAAGCCCAAAAATGGATGGAGAATCCACCTTCATGAAGGAGGACAGGAAGGAACCAACACAACTTAG
- the LOC120074358 gene encoding isocitrate dehydrogenase [NAD] catalytic subunit 5, mitochondrial isoform X1: MASQLLKRALGSQSGQIFSLSSILSSSSPLPVRAFSSAATPIRATLFPGDGIGPEIAESVKQVFRTADVPIEWEEHYVGDQIDPRTQSFLTWESLESVRRNGVGLKGPMATPIGKGHRSLNLTLRKELNLYANVRPCYSIPGYKTRYDNVNLITIRENTEGEYSGLEHQVVRGVVESLKIITRQASLRVAEYAFHYAKTHGRERVSAIHKANIMQKTDGLFLKCCREVAEKYPEIKYEEVVIDNCCMMLVKNPALFDVLVMPNLYGDIISDLCAGLIGGLGLTPSCNIGEGGIALAEAVHGSAPDIAGKNLANPTALLLSAVTMLRHLKLYEKADRIQNAVLNTIIEGKYRTADLGGSSSTTEFTNAICDHL; this comes from the exons ATGGCTTCGCAGCTCCTGAAACGCGCCCTTGGAAGCCAGTCAGGTCAGATCTTCTCCCTTTCATCTATTCTTAGTTCTTCCTCTCCCCTCCCCGTTAGGGCTTTCTCTTCCGCCGCTACTCCGATCCGAGCCACTCTCTTCCCCGGCGATGGTATTGGTCCCGAAATTGCGGAGTCCGTCAAACAG GTATTCAGAACTGCTGATGTGCCCATCGAATGGGAAGAACACTACGTTGGGGACCAGATAGATCCTCGAACTCAAAGTTTCCTCACATGGGAAAGCTTAGAATCAGTGAGACGTAATGGTGTGGGCTTGAAAGGACCCATGGCCACCCCAATTGGAAAGGGCCATCGTTCCTTGAACCTTACCTTGAGGAAGGAACTTAATTTATATGCTAATGTGAGGCCTTGCTACAGCATACCTGGTTATAAAACTCGATACGATAATGTAAATCTTATCACTATTCGTGAGAACACAGAAGGGGAGTACAGTGGACTTGAACATCAA GTGGTGAGAGGTGTGGTTGAAAGCCTTAAGATCATTACCCGTCAAGCAAGTTTAAGAGTGGCGGAATATGCTTTTCACTATGCTAAAACTCACGGGAGGGAGAGAGTCTCTGCAATTCACAAAGCCAATATTATGCAGAAAACTGATGGTCTTTTTCTTAAG TGTTGCCGTGAAGTTGCAGAGAAGTATCCTGAGATAAAATACGAGGAAGTTGTCATTGATAATTGTTGTATGATG CTTGTGAAGAATCCAGCACTCTTTGATGTATTGGTTATGCCGAATCTTTATGGTGACATTATTAGTGATCTCTGTGCTGGGCTGATTGGAGGATTAGGGTTAACACCAAG CTGTAATATTGGTGAGGGAGGTATTGCTCTTGCTGAGGCTGTGCATGGTTCGGCACCAGATATTGCTGGAAAG AACTTGGCAAATCCAACTGCATTGCTCTTGAGTGCTGTCACGATGCTTCGGCATTTAAAGCTCTACGAAAAAGCAGATCGAATCCAAAATGCGGTTCTCAACACCATTATAGAAGGGAAGTATCGAACAGCTGACCTCGGCGGTTCATCATCAACCACTGAGTTCACCAATGCAATCTGTGACCATCTTTGA
- the LOC120074358 gene encoding isocitrate dehydrogenase [NAD] catalytic subunit 5, mitochondrial isoform X2 has translation MASQLLKRALGSQSGQIFSLSSILSSSSPLPVRAFSSAATPIRATLFPGDGIGPEIAESVKQVFRTADVPIEWEEHYVGDQIDPRTQSFLTWESLESVRRNGVGLKGPMATPIGKGHRSLNLTLRKELNLYANVRPCYSIPGYKTRYDNVNLITIRENTEGEYSGLEHQVVRGVVESLKIITRQASLRVAEYAFHYAKTHGRERVSAIHKANIMQKTDGLFLKLVKNPALFDVLVMPNLYGDIISDLCAGLIGGLGLTPSCNIGEGGIALAEAVHGSAPDIAGKNLANPTALLLSAVTMLRHLKLYEKADRIQNAVLNTIIEGKYRTADLGGSSSTTEFTNAICDHL, from the exons ATGGCTTCGCAGCTCCTGAAACGCGCCCTTGGAAGCCAGTCAGGTCAGATCTTCTCCCTTTCATCTATTCTTAGTTCTTCCTCTCCCCTCCCCGTTAGGGCTTTCTCTTCCGCCGCTACTCCGATCCGAGCCACTCTCTTCCCCGGCGATGGTATTGGTCCCGAAATTGCGGAGTCCGTCAAACAG GTATTCAGAACTGCTGATGTGCCCATCGAATGGGAAGAACACTACGTTGGGGACCAGATAGATCCTCGAACTCAAAGTTTCCTCACATGGGAAAGCTTAGAATCAGTGAGACGTAATGGTGTGGGCTTGAAAGGACCCATGGCCACCCCAATTGGAAAGGGCCATCGTTCCTTGAACCTTACCTTGAGGAAGGAACTTAATTTATATGCTAATGTGAGGCCTTGCTACAGCATACCTGGTTATAAAACTCGATACGATAATGTAAATCTTATCACTATTCGTGAGAACACAGAAGGGGAGTACAGTGGACTTGAACATCAA GTGGTGAGAGGTGTGGTTGAAAGCCTTAAGATCATTACCCGTCAAGCAAGTTTAAGAGTGGCGGAATATGCTTTTCACTATGCTAAAACTCACGGGAGGGAGAGAGTCTCTGCAATTCACAAAGCCAATATTATGCAGAAAACTGATGGTCTTTTTCTTAAG CTTGTGAAGAATCCAGCACTCTTTGATGTATTGGTTATGCCGAATCTTTATGGTGACATTATTAGTGATCTCTGTGCTGGGCTGATTGGAGGATTAGGGTTAACACCAAG CTGTAATATTGGTGAGGGAGGTATTGCTCTTGCTGAGGCTGTGCATGGTTCGGCACCAGATATTGCTGGAAAG AACTTGGCAAATCCAACTGCATTGCTCTTGAGTGCTGTCACGATGCTTCGGCATTTAAAGCTCTACGAAAAAGCAGATCGAATCCAAAATGCGGTTCTCAACACCATTATAGAAGGGAAGTATCGAACAGCTGACCTCGGCGGTTCATCATCAACCACTGAGTTCACCAATGCAATCTGTGACCATCTTTGA